From the genome of Pelmatolapia mariae isolate MD_Pm_ZW linkage group LG12, Pm_UMD_F_2, whole genome shotgun sequence, one region includes:
- the mtrfr gene encoding mitochondrial translation release factor in rescue has translation MSVFVPITSFVRMWLTWRGSLLLRPPPTGLRCVLAAGKKDLIDLPVLVEDELEEQFVRGSGPGGQATNKTSNCVVLKHIPTGIVVKCHQTRSVDINRKRAREIMREKLDVAYKGELSEVVMKKKESVLRKQEKRRKANENLERKRLFKEVLAADSKPGNDTV, from the exons ATGTCCGTGTTTGTACCGATCACCAGCTTTGTGCGCATGTGGCTCACATGGAGAGGCTCTCTGCTGCTTAGACCCCCTCCCACTGGACTCAGGTGTGTGTTGGCAGCCGGTAAAAAGGACCTGATAGACCTTCCTGTCCTGGTCGAGGATGAGCTCGAAGAGCAGTTTGTGAGAGGATCTGGACCCGGAGGACAGGCGACCAACAAAACCAGCAACTGCGTGGTGCTCAAGCACATCCCCACTGGGATCGTGGTGAAG TGCCACCAGACCAGATCTGTGGACATAAATCGAAAACGTGCCCGAGAGATTATGAGGGAGAAACTCGACGTTGCCTACAAAGGAGAGCTCAGTGAAGTTGTGATGAAGAAGAAGGAGTCTGTGCTCAGGAAGCaagaaaagaggaggaaggccAACGAGAACCTGGAGAGAAAGAGACTGTTCAAAGAAGTGCTGGCTGCAGACTCCAAGCCCGGAAATGACACTGTatga